TGGTATTATTTTAGGTATTGCCGTTGGAAATGGAGTTTCTTATATCATTGGCAGCTCGTTTTTAATTCCTTGGGCTTGGATAATATTAGGCGTTGTTCTTTGTTTTATAGTAGCTATAGTTTCCGGATTTATCCCCGCAAATAAAGCTGCAAAGCTTGACCCCATTGATGCTTTGCGATATGAATAAAATCAATCCGCAAATCAGACAATTTAATAATATACTGGCGAAGAAATGAAAAATTATGGATCCAAAACATGAATTAGCATACGAATCATTTAATCTTAACTATAAGTTTTGGCTTTCGGATAAAGAAGGAAAAGGCATAATGGGTGATGGTAAATGGCTTATTTTGCAAAAAATAGAAGAAACAGGATCGTTGATGGCAGCTACAGAAGCATTGGGAATTACATATCGTAAAACCTGGGGCGATTTAAAAAAAATTGAAACCGCTCTTGGGTTTAAACTATTGGAAAAAACCCGAGGGGGAAAAGAAGGCGGTCAAACTATACTAACGGAGAAAGGAAAAAAACTTATACAAGCTTTTACTCTTTTTCATCAAAGAATAGGAAAAGATATTAAGGCTGCCTCCGATGCTTTTATAAAAGAAGCCGATCTGTAAATTTTCCAAATACCCTTATATACTATCAGAGTTTATATAAGTGGAATAGTCTCAAACTTATTTTCCTTTAAGTTAATAATCAAGAGCTTATTTAATAGCATTTGATTAAAATTTTTGTTAATACATTTTACTGCTTCTGAAACTTGTAAAGAAGCAATAGTAGTAACAATAGGCGGAAAAACAGTTTTTTCTTGCTGTTCTTCGCTTTTATTATCAATACCAAATGTATATTGATAGTTCTCCGTCTTAGTCGGAAAAAGTGTTGTTACTTGTCCCATATGTTTAAATACACTTCCGTGAATTATTGGAATATTATTTGCAAAAAACAACTGATCTAATATTAAACGAGAGCTAAAAGTATCAAGGCAATCAATTACTAAATCTACATCAGGTATTTTTGTTAGAGCATTTAATTTTTCTTGATGTGCAAAATATTTTATTTCCGGATTTATTTCTTTCAATTCGGCAAGGGCTGCTGTTGTTTTAGTCTTTCCAATATCTGTTGTTTTATATAATATTTGTCGGTTTAAATCGGGGGCATCCAAAACAGCATCATCCCAAAAATGAATCGTACCAAATCCTATTCGTGCTAATAGCTGAAGGACTGTACTTCCTAAACCTCCGCTTCCGGCAACAGCAATTTTTGCTTTTCTAATCCGTATAAATTCTTCTTTACTATATAAAGGAATATGTCTTTCGTATCTATTCATTTTTGATATTTTGACTTCTCAAAATTAAGCTAAATATATTTAGAGTAAAATAAAAAAAGCCTTTCCTCATCAACCGACAAAGAAAGACTTCCTTTACTTAATTTGATAAGTCCTATTTATTCATTTCAGCAAAATACTTATAGAATCCAACGATAGATTCAATACCGTTATAAAATTGTTCTAATGGGAAATTCTCGTTAGGCGAGTGAATAGCATCTGACTCTAAGCCGAAGCCCATCAATACGGATTTAATACCTAAAATTTCTTCGAAAGAAGAGATAATAGGAATACTTCCGCCACTACGAACAGGAACAGGGCGTTTTCCATAAACATCAATTAATGCTTTTTCCACAGCCTTATAAGCCGGTAAATCAATAGGACAAACATAGCCTTGTCCGCCATGCAAAGGTGTTACTTTTACTTTTACACTTTTTGGTGCAATACTTTCAAAATGCTCTTTAAATAATTTTGAAATTTTTACATTATCCTGATTAGGTACCAAACGAGTACTTACCTTGGCATATGCTTTTGAAGGGAGAACGGTTTTAGCACCTTCTCCGGTATATCCACCCCAAATACCACAGATATCAAAACTTGGGCGAATTCCGGTATTCTCACTTGGTGTATATCCTTTTTCTCCGGCAAGTTCAACAACATCAATAGCTTTTTTATATTCTTCCACATTAAAAGGAGCTTTAGCCAAAAGTTCACGTTCTTCGGTTGACACTTCCATAACATCATCATAAAAACCCGGAATAGTAATCCTATTGTTTTCATCTAACATAGAAGCAATCATTTTAGAAAGTACATTTATAGGATTGGCAACAGCAGCACCAAATAATCCACTATGTAAATCCCGATTGGGGCCGGTAACTTCAACATCCCAATACGAAAGTCCGCGTAAACCGGTGGTAATACTTGGAATATCGGGAGCAATCATTCCTGTATCCGAAACCAAAATAACATCGGCTTTGAGCATAGCTTTATTGTCGGCACACCATTTTGGTAAGTTTGGCGATCCAATTTCTTCTTCACCTTCAATCATAAACTTAACATTTACTTTTAAAAGGTCGTTTTTAACCAGATATTCAAATGCTTTGGCATGCATAAAACTCTGTCCTTTATCATCGTCAGCACCACGAGCCCAGATTTTTCCTTCACGAATTTCCGGTTCAAAGGGAGAGCTGTCCCATAACTCCAAAGGATCAACGGGCATTACATCCATATGTGCATAAACCAATACGGTGGGTAATGCTGGATCAATAATTTTCTCAGCATAAGTAACCGGATTTCCTTCGGTTTCATACACTTCAGCACGATCAACACCGGCTTCTAAAAGTGTTTTTTTCCAATATTCGGCGGCCTTATACATATCGGGTTTATTTGCAGAAATAGAACTGATGGAAGGAATACGGATCAGCCCGAAGAGTTCATCTAAAAAACGATCTTTGTTTTCTTCGATATAAGTTTTAATTGATATCATAATTTTATGTTTTAGATTTATTTATTTTCTTTGATTTAATAATAGATTTTTCATACAAGCCTAAAACCAGACCGTCAACAAGTCCGACTCGGGGAACAAATATAGAGGAAGCTTGAATGTGTTTCATGATTTCGATATAAATTTTTCCTGCAGGAACTATTACATCGGCTCTGTCGGGACGAAAACCATATTTTTTTGCTCGCTCTTTTGAACTAATATTCTTGAATTCTTTATATCCTTTTTTTAGTGCAGTATAATTCAAAGTTTTTGTTTCGTTATCGCCAAAAAGTTTGGTGTATTTATTGATATTACCACCTGTCCCAAGACAGTTAATTTGTCCAAAATCAGCTTTATACTTATCGAGCCATTTATAAATTCTATCCCAAATATTTTTATCGTATTGTTCGTTTAGTAAACGGATAGTTCCTAACTTAAATGATTTACTATCTATTAAAGTATTCCCTTTTTCCAAGCTAAGCTCTGTACTTCCTCCGCCAACATCTATTAATAAAGTTAATGCTTTTGTATT
This region of Bacteroidales bacterium genomic DNA includes:
- a CDS encoding dipeptidase, whose protein sequence is MISIKTYIEENKDRFLDELFGLIRIPSISSISANKPDMYKAAEYWKKTLLEAGVDRAEVYETEGNPVTYAEKIIDPALPTVLVYAHMDVMPVDPLELWDSSPFEPEIREGKIWARGADDDKGQSFMHAKAFEYLVKNDLLKVNVKFMIEGEEEIGSPNLPKWCADNKAMLKADVILVSDTGMIAPDIPSITTGLRGLSYWDVEVTGPNRDLHSGLFGAAVANPINVLSKMIASMLDENNRITIPGFYDDVMEVSTEERELLAKAPFNVEEYKKAIDVVELAGEKGYTPSENTGIRPSFDICGIWGGYTGEGAKTVLPSKAYAKVSTRLVPNQDNVKISKLFKEHFESIAPKSVKVKVTPLHGGQGYVCPIDLPAYKAVEKALIDVYGKRPVPVRSGGSIPIISSFEEILGIKSVLMGFGLESDAIHSPNENFPLEQFYNGIESIVGFYKYFAEMNK
- a CDS encoding HesA/MoeB/ThiF family protein — encoded protein: MNRYERHIPLYSKEEFIRIRKAKIAVAGSGGLGSTVLQLLARIGFGTIHFWDDAVLDAPDLNRQILYKTTDIGKTKTTAALAELKEINPEIKYFAHQEKLNALTKIPDVDLVIDCLDTFSSRLILDQLFFANNIPIIHGSVFKHMGQVTTLFPTKTENYQYTFGIDNKSEEQQEKTVFPPIVTTIASLQVSEAVKCINKNFNQMLLNKLLIINLKENKFETIPLI
- a CDS encoding LysR family transcriptional regulator, which translates into the protein MDPKHELAYESFNLNYKFWLSDKEGKGIMGDGKWLILQKIEETGSLMAATEALGITYRKTWGDLKKIETALGFKLLEKTRGGKEGGQTILTEKGKKLIQAFTLFHQRIGKDIKAASDAFIKEADL
- a CDS encoding Ppx/GppA family phosphatase; translation: MLYAAIDIGSNAVRLLFANVFEKQGVTRIEKASLIRIPLQLGKDVFKTNKISSSRAKNFINTMKAFKLLIDVYKPVDYIACATAAMREAENKDNILRKIKTETGLNVHLINGALEAKIIRSANIKAFSNTKALTLLIDVGGGSTELSLEKGNTLIDSKSFKLGTIRLLNEQYDKNIWDRIYKWLDKYKADFGQINCLGTGGNINKYTKLFGDNETKTLNYTALKKGYKEFKNISSKERAKKYGFRPDRADVIVPAGKIYIEIMKHIQASSIFVPRVGLVDGLVLGLYEKSIIKSKKINKSKT